A single region of the Anabaena sphaerica FACHB-251 genome encodes:
- the rnc gene encoding ribonuclease III, with the protein MHKLLIFHNEKLLRQALTHRSYVNENPGEGEHNERLEFLGDAILNFISGQYLYRRHPEKGEDELTRLRSALVEEKQLAKFALEVGLDFRMRLGKGTIRDGGFQNPNLLSSTFEAVVGAYYLDNNCDVEPLRAIIEPLFNSVSDLIVEPRSNVDSKNRFQEWVQREIGANPPKYVTEQIGGPSHAPEFIAKVLVEGKEYGEAKGKNKKEAEKAAAEDALAKLKKRGLL; encoded by the coding sequence ATGCACAAACTTCTCATATTCCATAACGAAAAACTCCTCCGTCAAGCACTCACCCATCGTTCCTATGTCAACGAAAACCCAGGAGAAGGAGAACACAACGAACGCTTAGAATTTCTCGGTGATGCTATTCTCAACTTTATCAGTGGACAATATCTTTATCGTCGTCATCCCGAAAAAGGAGAAGATGAATTAACTCGTCTTCGTTCTGCATTAGTAGAAGAAAAACAACTAGCAAAATTTGCTCTAGAAGTAGGTTTAGACTTTAGAATGCGATTAGGAAAAGGAACAATTAGAGATGGAGGTTTTCAAAATCCTAACTTACTGAGTAGCACCTTTGAAGCCGTAGTTGGTGCATATTATTTAGATAATAATTGTGATGTTGAACCACTCCGCGCTATTATTGAACCATTATTTAATTCCGTCTCAGACCTAATTGTAGAACCTCGTTCCAATGTAGATTCTAAAAATCGCTTTCAGGAATGGGTACAAAGGGAAATTGGTGCAAATCCTCCGAAATATGTAACAGAACAAATAGGCGGACCCTCTCATGCACCAGAATTTATCGCTAAAGTATTAGTAGAGGGTAAAGAATACGGAGAAGCCAAAGGAAAGAATAAAAAAGAAGCAGAAAAGGCTGCGGCGGAGGATGCGTTAGCTAAATTGAAAAAACGAGGTTTATTGTAA
- a CDS encoding acyltransferase family protein, protein MNTSFDISKNGVNGFGRLFFLDFLKAISIAAVVSYHSTFLPRSSYESSALLLDIIFTPLRFCVPIILTISFILLEREFITKPEENIWKLIKKRLTRLLIPATFWFSLAAILKIGTGNSLTKISIDILTGEIFTGSYYFLVIFQLLVLFGILRKQLNKPAKLAVFCLLQIIVYITLYSALRGNLSSDIISILRIINRPLIIYWFIYIAFGVLIYKNIYVLDKISNKIPFIAKLAIIIATSLLMIAEYSYLGKLTEGKIPPFDYLIYSCMLSVPGMFICFINIEENKISSLVRNIVYLLSKYSLGIFCLNGIFSQIFLSFGSKIFREFQFNLIEVLVFRLVGWIFLLSVCLGVSVVIDKLGFKKLVC, encoded by the coding sequence ATGAATACGTCTTTTGATATATCTAAGAATGGTGTAAATGGATTCGGGCGATTATTTTTTCTTGACTTTCTCAAAGCAATAAGTATTGCTGCGGTTGTTTCATATCATTCTACTTTTCTACCTCGCTCTAGTTATGAGTCAAGTGCTTTGCTTTTAGATATTATTTTTACTCCCTTAAGATTTTGTGTACCTATAATACTGACGATTTCTTTTATTCTATTAGAACGTGAATTTATTACTAAACCTGAAGAAAATATTTGGAAGTTAATTAAAAAGCGTTTGACAAGATTGCTAATTCCGGCTACATTTTGGTTTAGTCTTGCTGCCATACTAAAAATAGGGACAGGCAATTCTTTAACCAAAATTAGTATAGATATTTTGACCGGAGAAATATTCACAGGCTCATACTATTTTCTTGTGATATTTCAATTGTTGGTTTTGTTCGGAATTCTTAGAAAACAATTAAATAAACCTGCAAAATTAGCTGTATTTTGCTTGCTTCAGATAATAGTTTATATAACACTATATTCTGCATTGCGTGGCAATTTAAGCTCTGACATTATCTCAATATTAAGAATTATCAATCGCCCTTTAATAATTTATTGGTTTATCTATATAGCTTTTGGAGTGTTGATATACAAAAATATTTATGTTTTAGACAAAATCTCCAATAAAATACCTTTTATAGCCAAATTAGCCATCATTATAGCTACTTCATTGCTAATGATTGCTGAATACAGTTACTTAGGTAAGTTAACCGAAGGCAAGATTCCTCCTTTTGATTACTTGATATATTCTTGTATGCTCAGTGTCCCTGGAATGTTCATATGTTTTATTAATATTGAAGAGAATAAAATTTCCTCATTAGTGAGAAATATAGTTTATTTATTATCTAAATATAGCCTGGGAATTTTTTGCTTGAATGGAATTTTTAGCCAAATATTTTTATCTTTTGGTAGTAAAATATTTAGAGAATTCCAATTCAATCTTATCGAAGTTTTGGTGTTTAGATTAGTGGGTTGGATATTCTTACTATCAGTTTGTTTAGGAGTTTCTGTAGTTATTGACAAATTAGGATTCAAAAAATTAGTTTGTTAA
- a CDS encoding endo-1,4-beta-xylanase: MKQLRTWKLLILLFLVTISIIFFISAYQDKKQKQISIELASYQTQNTNLPTNLTLRNIAGLVGMKMGTSVLIKPLRNDPKYREILSREFNLLTPENSLKFGSLSPERGKYNFDAADEIVDFAQKHKMQIHGQTLVWYRNLPDWLENAQWSREEAMDILKQHIYTVVNRYRDQISSWDVVNEAINQKGTLRGSFWLDKIGEDYIEMAFRWANEADPNARLFYNDHEGEELGIKSDGIYKLVKELRQKNVPIHGVGFQMHTSIKTRPDIKAVAANIKRLGELGLEVTITEMDVKIGDDKRPLSDKLTSQANIYQDIANVCLQAPNCNTLTTWGLSDNFSWIPIYFKHPDAPLLFDQSYKPKPAYFAVFRAFRNYYRNQTN; encoded by the coding sequence ATGAAACAACTACGAACCTGGAAATTATTAATATTGTTGTTCCTAGTAACAATATCTATCATCTTCTTTATCTCTGCCTATCAGGATAAAAAGCAGAAACAAATATCGATTGAATTAGCTTCGTATCAAACTCAAAACACAAATTTACCGACAAATCTCACCTTGCGTAACATCGCTGGACTGGTAGGAATGAAGATGGGAACCTCTGTGTTAATAAAACCACTACGTAATGATCCAAAGTATCGGGAAATATTAAGCCGAGAATTTAACCTGCTCACCCCAGAAAATTCCCTGAAATTTGGTTCATTAAGTCCAGAAAGAGGTAAGTATAATTTTGATGCTGCTGATGAGATTGTTGATTTTGCCCAGAAGCATAAGATGCAGATACATGGACAGACTTTAGTTTGGTATCGTAATCTGCCAGATTGGCTTGAAAATGCACAATGGTCTCGTGAAGAGGCAATGGATATATTAAAGCAACACATTTATACTGTTGTGAACCGTTATCGGGACCAAATATCTTCCTGGGATGTAGTTAATGAAGCCATTAATCAAAAAGGAACTTTAAGAGGTTCATTTTGGCTAGATAAAATTGGGGAAGACTATATTGAAATGGCATTTCGCTGGGCAAATGAAGCTGATCCCAATGCTCGTTTATTTTACAACGACCATGAAGGAGAAGAACTAGGAATAAAATCTGATGGTATCTACAAGTTAGTCAAAGAATTACGCCAAAAAAATGTTCCGATTCATGGGGTTGGGTTTCAGATGCACACTAGCATCAAAACCAGACCAGATATAAAAGCAGTTGCTGCTAATATTAAACGTTTAGGAGAATTGGGCTTAGAAGTCACAATTACAGAAATGGATGTGAAAATTGGTGATGATAAACGACCATTATCAGATAAATTAACATCCCAAGCTAACATCTATCAAGATATAGCTAATGTTTGCTTACAAGCCCCTAATTGTAATACTTTAACAACTTGGGGATTATCAGATAATTTTTCTTGGATTCCTATATATTTTAAGCATCCTGATGCTCCCCTACTATTTGATCAATCTTACAAACCTAAACCAGCTTATTTTGCTGTTTTCAGAGCTTTTAGAAATTATTACCGTAACCAAACTAACTAA
- a CDS encoding glycosyltransferase, whose product MKIAFFVGEFPLLSESFILNQLTGLIDRGHEVFIYSLYGKPSNLSKLHPNVEKYQLIERTYYCPKIPKNYLLRLLKGIGLVLANFPKSPLMLLQLINIFKYGKQAASLNLLYQAIPLIGQAASYDIIHCQFGTYGLSGRVFRQLGLIQGKIVTTFRGKDISRDIKKYGDNLYEQLFQEGEYFFTNCEFFRQRVLKLGCDENKIVVHGSGIDCNKFSFTPRNLAAGEHIKIATIGRLTEKKGIKYCIEAIAQVVKDYPHLEYNIIGDGNLKEDLEQLIENLNLQSVVKLLGSKQQKEIIDILNQSHLFIATSITAKDGDQDAPVNTLKEAMAMGLPVISTWHGGIPELVEDGVSGFLVGEGDSEAIAQSLLYLIEHPENWTQMGHAGRTRVEKKYNMQHLNDELVKIYQHLL is encoded by the coding sequence ATGAAAATAGCATTTTTTGTTGGAGAATTTCCATTACTATCAGAGTCATTCATTTTAAATCAGTTAACTGGTTTAATTGACCGAGGACATGAAGTTTTTATCTATTCTCTCTATGGCAAACCAAGCAATCTTTCTAAACTACATCCAAATGTAGAAAAATATCAATTGATTGAACGTACTTACTATTGTCCTAAAATTCCTAAAAATTATCTTTTACGCTTATTAAAAGGAATAGGGTTGGTTTTGGCAAATTTCCCCAAATCCCCTTTGATGTTATTGCAATTAATCAACATCTTTAAATATGGAAAACAAGCTGCCTCATTGAATTTACTTTATCAGGCTATTCCTTTAATAGGACAAGCAGCATCTTATGATATTATTCATTGTCAATTTGGCACTTATGGTCTCAGTGGACGGGTTTTTCGCCAACTAGGTCTGATTCAGGGAAAGATCGTTACAACTTTTAGAGGTAAAGATATTAGTAGAGATATTAAAAAATACGGTGATAACTTGTATGAACAGCTTTTTCAAGAAGGAGAATATTTTTTTACTAATTGTGAATTCTTTAGACAGCGTGTATTGAAGTTAGGCTGTGATGAAAATAAAATTGTGGTTCATGGTTCCGGGATTGACTGCAATAAATTTTCTTTTACTCCTCGTAATTTAGCTGCTGGTGAACACATAAAAATTGCTACCATTGGACGCTTAACAGAGAAAAAAGGGATAAAATATTGTATTGAGGCTATTGCTCAAGTAGTAAAAGATTATCCGCATTTGGAATATAACATTATTGGCGATGGTAATTTAAAAGAAGACTTAGAACAACTAATTGAAAATTTGAATTTGCAATCCGTTGTTAAATTGCTGGGAAGTAAACAGCAGAAAGAAATCATTGATATTCTCAATCAATCCCATCTTTTTATTGCCACGAGTATCACAGCTAAAGATGGCGATCAAGATGCACCTGTTAACACATTAAAAGAAGCAATGGCAATGGGTTTACCAGTAATTAGCACATGGCATGGGGGTATCCCTGAACTGGTGGAAGATGGTGTATCAGGTTTTCTAGTTGGTGAAGGAGATTCAGAAGCGATCGCTCAAAGTTTGCTTTATCTGATTGAACATCCCGAAAACTGGACACAGATGGGTCACGCAGGTAGAACAAGGGTAGAAAAAAAATACAATATGCAACACCTTAATGATGAACTAGTGAAAATCTATCAGCACCTTTTATGA
- a CDS encoding lipopolysaccharide biosynthesis protein: MSGKNTTTKIAKSGLWLTASYAISRVAQLIAQICLARLLSPEDFGVWAMVLVVTILTDLFQDNATAAVLIQRGLEDKKLVDAVYSLGVNISIFMFVVQALIGLPISWFFQQPVLFPLIACVSFKFVINAGTGTRAAILQRQMKFREIAISNIGNGIARMCGTLILAAFGFGVWSFAGGEICKAIVDAALKRLYCRYDCTYHFFPDQQAVREVWSFTSSLIGINLAVYANTNGDNFLIGKLLGAQSLGFYNLAYQLAMLPAFALSQINKINFSVLSQRDDEGKKSYLRQMLEYYALFYAPIYSLGFVVAPWIIPLVYGSQWLGAVPIFQIVLIFAYARGFMSILGTTLNALNQPRTNAVINLALVPLSLPSFFIGAKLGGTVGVAIAVAIVMGIGATIWFWFATCRAAKWNVATLASPVILPTVAAIFSAGIVIFSTASLTLQMQIVLQPLLVILINAFLVSILSKGRVPRKVLKLIKETLISKTKSVKT, translated from the coding sequence ATGTCCGGTAAAAATACCACCACAAAAATAGCCAAAAGTGGACTCTGGTTGACAGCTAGTTATGCAATCAGTAGAGTTGCCCAATTAATTGCCCAAATATGTTTAGCACGGCTTTTATCGCCTGAAGATTTTGGTGTTTGGGCAATGGTCTTGGTGGTGACAATTTTGACTGATTTGTTTCAAGATAATGCCACTGCGGCTGTACTCATTCAACGGGGTTTAGAAGATAAAAAACTTGTTGATGCTGTTTATAGCTTAGGTGTGAATATTTCTATATTCATGTTTGTTGTTCAAGCCTTGATAGGTTTACCAATTTCTTGGTTTTTTCAACAACCAGTGCTATTTCCATTAATTGCCTGTGTCTCTTTTAAGTTTGTGATTAATGCGGGAACTGGTACTCGTGCGGCTATACTCCAGCGACAAATGAAGTTTCGAGAGATAGCAATTTCTAATATTGGTAATGGCATCGCCAGAATGTGTGGCACATTAATTTTGGCTGCCTTTGGGTTTGGTGTATGGTCTTTTGCAGGAGGTGAGATATGCAAAGCAATAGTTGATGCTGCTTTAAAACGGTTGTATTGCCGTTACGATTGCACCTATCACTTTTTTCCAGATCAGCAAGCAGTGCGTGAGGTGTGGAGTTTTACAAGTAGTTTAATTGGCATTAATTTAGCAGTCTATGCTAATACCAATGGAGATAATTTCTTAATTGGTAAATTGTTGGGAGCGCAATCTTTGGGTTTTTACAACCTAGCATATCAGTTGGCCATGCTGCCTGCATTTGCTCTATCCCAGATTAACAAAATTAACTTTTCAGTTCTATCACAGCGGGATGATGAGGGAAAAAAATCTTATCTGCGCCAAATGCTCGAATACTACGCCTTATTTTATGCACCAATCTACAGTCTTGGTTTTGTAGTTGCTCCTTGGATTATTCCCTTAGTTTATGGTTCCCAATGGCTAGGAGCGGTTCCTATATTTCAAATAGTGCTAATTTTTGCCTATGCTAGGGGCTTTATGTCAATTTTGGGAACTACTTTAAATGCCCTCAACCAACCTAGAACTAATGCAGTAATCAACTTGGCTTTGGTTCCCCTATCTCTACCTTCTTTCTTCATTGGTGCAAAATTAGGGGGAACAGTAGGTGTAGCGATCGCTGTTGCTATTGTCATGGGTATAGGAGCAACAATTTGGTTTTGGTTTGCTACTTGTCGCGCTGCTAAATGGAATGTGGCAACATTAGCAAGCCCTGTAATTTTACCAACGGTTGCAGCCATTTTTTCGGCTGGGATAGTTATTTTCTCGACTGCTTCTCTAACTTTGCAGATGCAAATTGTACTGCAACCTTTACTCGTAATTTTAATTAATGCTTTTCTGGTCTCTATTTTATCTAAAGGAAGAGTTCCACGCAAAGTCCTGAAACTCATCAAAGAAACCCTGATATCTAAAACTAAATCTGTTAAAACTTAG
- a CDS encoding glycosyltransferase family 4 protein, with translation MYQQVLSAESTIQKSDKLSKILVISRAFFPKEGGIEEYVYNRCLQDPQQVIVLASSYPGDKAFDQEQAFAVYRWFLPTIPGKLGSLIKQIFNMIGSFFLAIGLYFRYRYHYIEWGHGYDFPSLLLLTYLLPVKCFVYLHGDDLLCPLKNPVFRSLFSLTLKRSAGIVCNSAFTCDYLKQNFKINTPTYIINPTVRPQKFGIQTPEDIHPEARSQVLQKYGIPETAIVILSVGRLVNRKGFDRILKSLPHLLAEGLDVHYLIAGRGVMESELRLLSQSLGIKKRVHFAGYVPDTELAEYYLACDIFAMITFFDTQDASIEGFGIVYREAGFFGKPVIAARIGGVVDAVHHEENGLLVDSNSPDEIVNAFSRLCQDPQLRAKLGEKGREIAKEQTPHSSIYK, from the coding sequence ATGTATCAACAAGTTTTGTCAGCAGAATCAACAATCCAAAAGTCCGATAAATTATCAAAAATACTCGTAATTTCGCGGGCTTTTTTTCCCAAAGAAGGAGGAATCGAAGAGTATGTCTATAATCGCTGTCTCCAAGATCCTCAACAAGTCATTGTCTTAGCATCTAGTTATCCGGGAGATAAAGCCTTTGATCAAGAACAAGCTTTTGCAGTATATCGTTGGTTCCTGCCTACAATTCCTGGTAAATTAGGGAGTTTAATTAAGCAGATATTTAACATGATAGGGTCTTTCTTTCTGGCTATTGGACTCTATTTTCGTTACCGCTACCACTATATTGAATGGGGACATGGTTATGATTTTCCCTCGCTGTTATTGCTGACTTATCTATTACCTGTTAAGTGCTTTGTTTACCTGCACGGTGACGATTTGTTGTGTCCTTTGAAAAATCCTGTCTTCCGTTCTCTGTTTTCATTGACATTGAAACGATCAGCAGGAATTGTCTGCAACAGTGCCTTTACCTGTGATTACCTCAAACAAAACTTTAAAATCAACACACCCACTTACATAATTAACCCAACTGTCAGACCGCAAAAGTTTGGGATTCAAACTCCTGAAGATATCCATCCTGAAGCGCGTTCCCAAGTGCTGCAAAAATACGGCATTCCTGAAACAGCTATAGTCATTCTTTCAGTCGGTCGTTTAGTTAACCGCAAAGGATTTGATCGCATTCTTAAATCTTTACCTCATTTGTTAGCTGAAGGATTAGATGTTCACTACCTGATTGCTGGTAGGGGAGTAATGGAATCAGAACTTAGACTCCTATCCCAGAGTTTAGGAATAAAAAAACGGGTGCATTTTGCCGGATACGTTCCTGATACAGAATTAGCAGAATATTATCTAGCCTGTGACATATTTGCTATGATTACCTTTTTTGATACTCAAGATGCAAGTATTGAAGGATTTGGTATTGTTTATCGAGAAGCTGGTTTTTTTGGTAAACCTGTAATTGCTGCACGCATTGGTGGAGTTGTTGATGCAGTACATCACGAAGAAAACGGGCTTTTGGTAGATTCTAATTCACCCGATGAAATAGTTAATGCTTTCAGCCGATTGTGCCAAGACCCGCAATTGCGAGCCAAATTAGGGGAAAAAGGCAGAGAAATCGCCAAGGAACAAACACCCCATTCCTCTATATATAAATAG
- a CDS encoding glycosyltransferase family 4 protein, whose protein sequence is MNTHPEKQLLILPGAQNTLGGALTYLTTMIQGCKQIGKAANLKVLAWADSLLYEYMKKAGLEEYLQVIPAENKQEFVKKALQWVDKQPRNFPLLLENCIERKLIPILILAAPKLRYRRPVYFTFHDLGLSHNPLGFLARKIAFALLNPGAICNSNYTARHIKHFTPNIKGILYPPVNAEKFNNKPSNSQPPKALQTLLKTGVKLILIPSRIKLSGDMNDKNLFALLPVLAQLKAKGHNYHAVIVGEDKTTNHIASRLLYGEAQILRVGDRFSIVPPTFEIENYYKYADVVVSLAPREPFGLTVVEAIACGVPVVGSNTGGIAEILSHFAPQWTVDPQNPSQVADVIINAVENPSTAYTIKKAQNWVKKECSLIACAQKVMEITGMYSLRDEIQDIQYIAAKSSTSTKFS, encoded by the coding sequence ATGAACACACATCCAGAAAAGCAACTTTTAATATTACCCGGCGCTCAAAATACATTGGGTGGAGCTTTAACTTATCTCACTACAATGATCCAAGGGTGTAAACAAATTGGCAAAGCAGCAAACTTAAAAGTTTTAGCTTGGGCAGATTCATTACTATATGAATATATGAAAAAAGCAGGATTAGAAGAATATTTACAAGTAATTCCTGCTGAGAATAAGCAAGAATTTGTTAAAAAAGCATTGCAATGGGTAGATAAGCAGCCTAGAAATTTTCCCCTGTTGTTGGAAAATTGTATTGAACGCAAGTTAATTCCGATTCTAATATTGGCTGCACCAAAATTACGTTACCGTCGTCCAGTTTATTTTACTTTTCATGATTTAGGCTTATCTCATAACCCTTTGGGATTTTTAGCCAGAAAAATCGCCTTTGCTTTACTTAATCCTGGAGCTATTTGCAATTCTAATTATACTGCCAGACACATTAAACACTTTACACCCAATATTAAGGGAATTTTGTATCCCCCCGTTAATGCTGAGAAATTTAATAACAAGCCTTCTAACTCTCAACCCCCAAAAGCCTTACAAACGCTCTTAAAAACTGGTGTAAAGTTAATCCTCATACCCAGCCGCATTAAACTTTCAGGAGATATGAATGATAAAAATTTATTTGCTTTATTACCAGTTTTAGCTCAACTAAAAGCCAAAGGTCATAATTATCATGCTGTGATCGTAGGTGAAGATAAAACAACCAATCATATCGCTAGTCGCCTTTTATATGGAGAAGCACAAATATTACGTGTAGGCGATAGATTCTCTATTGTTCCGCCAACTTTTGAAATAGAAAATTATTATAAATATGCTGATGTTGTTGTTTCTTTAGCACCAAGAGAACCTTTTGGACTAACAGTAGTAGAAGCAATAGCCTGTGGTGTACCAGTTGTTGGCAGTAATACAGGAGGAATTGCCGAAATCTTAAGCCACTTTGCACCGCAATGGACTGTTGATCCTCAAAATCCTTCTCAGGTGGCAGATGTAATTATTAATGCTGTGGAAAATCCCAGCACTGCTTATACTATCAAAAAAGCTCAAAATTGGGTGAAAAAAGAGTGTTCGTTAATAGCTTGCGCCCAAAAAGTTATGGAAATAACAGGTATGTATAGCTTGAGAGATGAAATTCAAGACATACAGTATATTGCAGCTAAATCAAGTACAAGTACAAAATTTAGTTAG
- a CDS encoding glycosyltransferase family 2 protein has translation MTTLQASEKNGYNQVFPLVSVIITNYNYGRFLRQSIESVFQQTYRNFEIIVVDDGSTDNSRDIIESYGDRLIAVFQENAGMSASRNAGYAKSTGEIVCFLDADDYYHPEKLQKVVSSFLSHPEWVMVGHRWTCVNGESVPVGSSASDRMSRGDVKPLLLKWGKYASAITSASAYRRNALEKVMPSRGNMGIDTYLNASLPFYGEVGGINENLMFYRIHGKNIRAHSDNIDRLIKQREAIANFINQSAENQGLTARFDLQRDADYRTYKAIEKGGASWSELLAIIWLSIREAIAIRRSPKDTLIRLLSRTISAVPGQGILVLRYGLRGYISYKFSSKQPKYSN, from the coding sequence ATGACTACACTACAAGCATCAGAAAAAAACGGATATAATCAGGTTTTTCCCCTAGTTAGTGTAATTATTACTAACTATAATTATGGTCGCTTTTTGCGACAATCGATTGAAAGTGTATTTCAGCAAACTTATCGTAATTTTGAAATCATAGTTGTAGACGATGGCTCTACAGATAATTCTAGAGACATCATAGAGTCGTATGGCGATCGCTTAATTGCCGTATTTCAAGAAAACGCTGGCATGAGTGCCTCTCGCAATGCCGGATATGCTAAGTCTACAGGTGAAATTGTCTGTTTTTTGGATGCAGATGACTATTACCATCCAGAGAAATTACAAAAAGTAGTATCTAGCTTTCTATCCCATCCTGAATGGGTGATGGTTGGTCATCGTTGGACTTGTGTGAATGGAGAAAGTGTACCAGTTGGTAGCAGTGCTTCTGACCGTATGAGTCGAGGAGATGTTAAACCTCTGCTATTGAAATGGGGAAAATATGCCTCTGCAATTACTTCAGCTTCTGCTTATCGCCGTAACGCTTTAGAAAAAGTGATGCCATCAAGAGGTAATATGGGCATTGATACTTATTTAAATGCCTCACTTCCTTTTTATGGAGAAGTAGGGGGAATTAACGAAAATTTAATGTTTTATCGGATACACGGAAAAAATATCCGCGCCCACAGCGATAATATTGACCGTCTAATTAAGCAGCGAGAAGCGATCGCCAACTTTATTAATCAAAGTGCCGAAAATCAAGGCTTAACAGCAAGGTTTGACTTACAACGAGATGCTGATTACCGCACCTATAAAGCCATTGAGAAAGGAGGTGCATCTTGGAGTGAACTCCTAGCGATTATTTGGCTATCAATTCGAGAAGCGATCGCAATTCGTCGCAGTCCCAAAGATACCTTAATCCGACTATTATCTCGAACTATATCCGCTGTTCCCGGACAAGGTATTTTGGTATTGCGCTATGGCTTACGAGGGTATATAAGTTACAAATTCTCCAGTAAACAACCCAAATACTCTAATTAG
- a CDS encoding O-antigen ligase family protein, whose amino-acid sequence MRLSPSSCQPKAKSGLFNGIWLNWEALSQAERVYATGIVLIPLWWIWGWSYLLLLLACGVLVYEYRQKGRIELKPPHPLIIFLFAHSAYGIIVKILYGSAHPHVTFNTRDFTGTLNDFIAPAILIWYIISKRIRVRPQVVAWAFSVLVITMLLFWVVIFFGWREAEFNPPRSIFATLTGKGAEFVFGAGGINYLRPYRTGDISIAGFARYFFFFPTPEALSVVLIFINLLALDIKNRLWKFLLLVPGIFLLLLSGTRSAWVALTLVMGVRFLLTTGKVWGKRFIFALIAIISFVTLCLPPVTNIILDTYNNSAKATAEYRGDSTDVRSEIYKRTIKEIQNSSDIQFVFGFVEEGESVLPGYEPAKVGSHSLYLGSLLYRRGIFGTAIFAGYWLSLIHYIYQTRVGRPHAPLLFFLALSLTFFVMSLEAVLMPMILVAVGTGEHKPKLNWRKTLTFNEVV is encoded by the coding sequence ATGCGATTGTCACCAAGCTCATGCCAACCTAAAGCTAAGAGCGGCTTATTTAATGGAATTTGGCTTAACTGGGAAGCTCTTTCCCAAGCAGAGCGTGTTTATGCAACTGGTATTGTACTCATTCCTTTATGGTGGATTTGGGGATGGAGCTATTTATTGCTATTACTTGCTTGCGGTGTACTTGTTTATGAATATCGTCAAAAAGGCAGAATTGAATTAAAACCCCCTCATCCCCTCATAATCTTTTTATTTGCTCACAGTGCCTATGGAATAATTGTCAAAATATTGTATGGCTCTGCTCATCCCCATGTAACTTTCAATACTAGAGATTTTACAGGCACGTTAAACGATTTTATCGCGCCAGCTATCCTTATTTGGTACATCATCAGCAAACGCATTCGGGTGCGCCCTCAAGTTGTTGCTTGGGCATTTTCTGTGCTTGTAATTACGATGCTGTTATTTTGGGTAGTGATTTTTTTTGGATGGCGTGAAGCTGAGTTCAATCCACCCCGCAGTATATTTGCGACTTTAACTGGTAAAGGTGCAGAATTTGTCTTTGGTGCAGGTGGTATTAACTATTTACGACCTTACAGAACTGGAGATATTTCAATTGCTGGTTTTGCCCGTTACTTTTTCTTCTTTCCTACACCGGAAGCTTTATCAGTAGTTTTAATCTTTATCAACCTCTTGGCACTGGATATTAAAAATCGCTTGTGGAAATTTTTACTTCTCGTGCCTGGAATCTTCTTGCTGTTGTTAAGCGGTACTCGTTCCGCTTGGGTGGCACTAACTTTGGTTATGGGAGTGCGATTCTTACTGACAACCGGTAAAGTTTGGGGGAAAAGGTTCATCTTTGCCTTAATTGCTATTATCAGTTTTGTTACTCTCTGTCTTCCTCCGGTAACAAATATTATTTTGGATACTTATAACAATAGCGCCAAAGCTACAGCAGAGTATCGGGGTGATTCAACTGATGTGAGAAGTGAAATCTACAAACGAACTATCAAAGAAATTCAAAATAGTTCAGATATTCAATTTGTATTTGGTTTTGTCGAAGAGGGAGAATCGGTATTACCAGGTTACGAACCTGCCAAAGTAGGAAGCCACAGTTTATATTTAGGCTCGCTACTCTACCGTCGGGGAATATTTGGTACAGCGATTTTTGCGGGGTATTGGCTTTCTTTAATACATTATATTTATCAAACCCGTGTTGGTAGACCTCACGCACCGTTATTATTTTTTTTGGCCTTGAGCTTAACTTTTTTTGTGATGTCGTTGGAAGCAGTCTTGATGCCAATGATATTAGTTGCTGTAGGAACAGGTGAACACAAGCCCAAACTAAATTGGCGCAAAACTTTGACGTTTAATGAGGTAGTATGA